The region tgtgtgtataaataaccatgcatatatatatatgtcgccCCTGTCAGATGGTGCTGAGCCGGGAGCGGGACGTCCTGCGCTGTGATTGTGACATGCCCAGCGTGCACCAGCTGCTCTCCCACATCCCCCCGGACCTCCCCTATGAGGACCTCATCGCCCGCGCACAGCGTCTCTTTCACCAACACCCTCCCTCTGAGCTGGCATGGCAGGCAGCACTGCAGCCCCGCAAGAGGTATTGGGGTGAGGGGCACGGGCCGAGGGTCTCCATgaacatgcaggggggagggggtgagggtccCCAGGAACATGCAGGGGGGGCGAGGGTCCCCAGGAACATGCAGGGTGGAGGGGGCGAGGGTCCCTAGGAACATGCAGGGGGGGCGAGGGTCCCCAGGAACATGCAGGGGGGGGCGAGGGTCCCCAGGAACATGCAGGGGGGGGCGAGGGTCCCCAGgaacatgcaggggggagggggcgagggtcCCCAGGAACATGCAGGGGGGGCGAGGGTCCCCAGGTACATGCAGGGGGGGCGAGGGTCCCCAggaacatgcagggggggtgagggtcCCCAggaacatgcaggggggtgagggtcCCCAGGAACATGCAGGGGTGGCGAGGGTCCCCAGGAACATGCAGGGGGGGCGAGGGTCCCCAggaacatgcagggggggggcgagggtCCTCAGGAacatggaggggggggcgagggtcCTCAggaacatgcagggggggggcgagggtCTCCAGgaacatgcaggggggagggggcgagggtcTCCAggaacatgcaggggggggggacgagGGTCCCAggaacatgcaggggggggacgAGGGTCCCCAGGAACATGCAGGGGGGCCGAGGGTCCCAggaacatgcagggggggggcgaggtCCTCAGGaacatggaggggggggagggggcgagggtcCTCAGGaacatggagggggggagggggcgagggtcCCCAGgaacatgcaggggggagggggcgagggtcTCCAggaacatgcagggggggggacgaGGGTCCCCCAGGAACATGCAGGGGGGGACGAGGGTCCCCAGGAACATGCAGGGGGGCCGAGGGTCCCCAggaacatgcaggggggggggggcgagggtccTCAGGaacatggagggggggagggggcgagggtcCTCAGGaacatggaggggggggagggggcgagggtcCCCAGGAACATGTAGGGGGGGCAAGGGTCCCAGGAACATGCAGGGGGGGCGAGGGTCCCCAGGAACATGCAGGGGGGGCAAGGGTCCCCAGGAACATGCAGGGGGGGCAAGTGGGTCCCCAggaacatgcaggggggggagggtccCCAGGAACATGCAGGGGGGGCGAGGGTCCCCAggaacatgcagggggggagggggcgagggtcCCCAGGAACATGCAGGGGGGGCGAGGGTCCCCAGGAACatgcaggggtgggagggggcgaGGATCCCCAGGAACATGCAGGGGGGGCGAGGGTCCCCAGGAACATGCAGGGGGGGCGAGGGTTCCCAGGAACATGCAGGGGGCGAGGGTCCCCAggaacatgcagggggggaggggggcgagggtcCTCAGGAAcatgtagggggggagggggcgagggtcCCCAGGAACATGCAGGGGGGCAAGGGTCCCAggaacatgcagggggggagggggcgagggtcCTCAGGaacatgtaggggggagggggcgagggtcCCCAGGAAcatggagggggtggggagaggaatcCCCAGgaacatgcaggggggagggggcgagggtcCCCAggaacatgcagggggggagggggcgagggtcCCCAGGaacatggagggggggggtgagggtccccaggaacatgcagggggggggcgagggtCCCCAggaacatgcagggggggagggggcgagggtcCCCAGgaacatgcaggggggagggggcgagggtcCCCAggaacatgcaggggggggagggggcgcaaggGTCCCCAGGAACATGCAGGGGGGGGCTATAGCCCAGGCAGTGGTGTCCAAAGGGAATACAGGGGTCCCTATGACTGCTTGGTGacaccccacccactgcagcaTTAATACTCAATACATTAGCAGCACAGTGGCCTGGCCTCAAGAGCTTACAGATCTTATTTAAGTAATATAAAGTAATTTTCAAACTCAGAAGGAGCGGACACTGTGATACtaaccagctctcccccctcttctctctcccccactcccctctttctccccctgcctctctctctatctacccctcccctatctctacccctccccctcccctatctcgacccctccccctcccctatctcttcccctccccctcccctatctctcccccttcccgcctACCTATCACATTGCCCCTCTCCTATCTCTCTATTCACTCTCTACCCCCTTTCTCTAtcgctcccccccctttctctctctctcccccctctctctctctcccccctctctctctctcccccccctctctctctctctcccccctcctctctctctctccccctataccTATTACTGACTgtgctcccccttctctgtctctcagtATCTCCATCTCATCATTTCAGTCTCTGCAGCTCTCCGCCTCCCAGCAGCGGCCGGACTCCGTACTGCGCAGACAGGCTCAGGCGGAGCCCCCCGCTGTGCTCCCCCCAGCTCGGAACCCCCTGCTGAAGCTGGCTGTGTGGGGTCTCTCTGCCTCGCTGGGGGCTGCAGCTCTCGCGGTCACTCAGACTGCCCTGGAGTGGGGCCCCGAAGTTCTGCTGAGGCTGTTCTGAGAGCCCAGGTCACACAGAGCCGACCGGAGCGGCGCCTGGAACGTGTGCCCGGGAAGTGGCGCCTGGAACGTGTGCCCGGGAAGCGGAGCCTGGAACGTGTGCCCAGAGCGGCGCCTGGAACGTGTGCCCGGGAAGCGGCGCCTGGAACGTGTGCCCGGAGCGGCGCCTGGAACGTGTGCCCGGGAAGTGGCGCCTGGAACGTGTGCCCGGGAAGCGGAGCCTGGAACGTGTGCCCAGAGCGGCGCCTGGAACGTGTGCCCAGAGCGGCGCCTGGAACGTGTGCCCGGGAAGCGGAGCCTGGAACGTGTGCCCGGGAAGCGGCGCCTGGAACGTGTGCCCGGAGCGGCGCCTGGAACGTGTGCCCGGGAAGTGGCGCCTGGAACGTGTGCCCGGGAAGCGGAGCCTGGAACGTGTGCCCGGGAAGCGGCGCCTGGAACGTGTGCCCGGGAAGCGGAAGCCTGGAACGTGTGCCCGGGAAGCAACGCCTGGAACGTGTGCCCGGGAAGCGGCGCCTGGAACGTGTGCCCGGAGCGGCGCCTGGAACGTGTGCCCGGAGCGGCGCCTGGAACGTGTGCCCGGGAAGCGGCGCCTGGAACGTGTGCCCGGAGCGGCGCCTGGAACGTGTGCCTGGGAAGCGGCACCTGGAACGTGTGCCCGAGAAGCGGCGCCTGGAACGTGTGCCCGGGAAGCGGCGCCTGGAACGTGTGCCCGGGAAGCGGCGCCTGGAACGTGTGCCCGGGAAGCGGTGCCTAGAACGTGTGCCCGGGAAGCGGCGCCTGGAACGTGTGCCCAGAGCACGTGGCTGCGTGCTCTCCCTGTACTGCAGAGGACAGATTACGTGGCTGCGTGCTCTCCCTGTACTGCAGAGCACAGATCACGTGGCTGCGTGCTCTCCCTGTACTGCAGAGGACAGATCACGTGGCTGCGTGCTCTCCCTGTACTGCAGAGCACAGATTACGTGGCTGCGTGCTCTCCCTGTACTGCAGAGGACAGATTACGTGGCTGCGTGCTCTCCCTGTACTGCAGAGCACAGATTACGTGGCTGCGTGCTCGCCCTGTACTGCAGAGCACAGATCACGTGGCTGCGTGCTGTCCCTGTACTGCAGAGGACAGATTACGTGGCTGCGTGCTGTCCCTGTACTGCAGAGGACAGATCACGTGGCTGCGTGCTGTCCCTGTACTGCAGAGGACAGATCACGTGGCTGCGTGCTCGCCCTGTACTGCAGAGCACAGATCACGTGGCTGCGTGCTCTCCCTGTACTGCAGAGCACAGATCACGTGGCTGCATGCTCTCCCTGTACTGCAGAGCACAGATTACGTGGCTGCGTGCTCTCCCTGTACTGCAGAGCACAGATCACGTGGCTGCGTGCTCGCCCTGTACTGCAGAGCACAGATCACGTGGCTGCGAGCTCTCCCTGTACTGCAGAGCACAGATCACGTGGCTGCGTGCTCGCCCTGTACTGCAGAGCACAGATCACGTGGCACTGGGGAAGGTAGGAGATGCCACGCTGTTCTTTTTAACGTGTATATTGGGAGATATATTTCTACCTGTTATATGGACTCCGGACTTGTGTATACTCCTCACCACTCTGTATTTTTACACTATCCTTGTGATAATAATTGTGCGcttgtgtgtgtgatattatCCGAGGTGTGCATATAATCTCGCTCTGAGCACggattagagtgtaagctcttgggaGCAGGCGCTGTGCACTCTGGGATTGTGCTCAATATAGTttatttctttacaaaaaagtcCAGCTGCTTGTTGTGTTTTCTCCATTCTGCGCTTGTGTGTGATTACGTCTGTGTGCGATTACGTCTGTGTGCGATTACGTCTGTGTGCGGTTACGTCTGTGTGCGATTACGTCTGTGTGCGATTACGTCTGTGTGCGATTACGTCTGTGTGCGGTTACGTCTGTGTGCGGTTACGTCTGTGTGCGGTTACGTCTGTGTGCGGTTACGTCTGTGTGCGGTTACGTCTGTGTGCGATTACGTCTGTGTGCGATTACGTCTGTGTGCGATTACGTCTGTGTGCGATTACGTCTGTGTGCGATTACGTCTGTGTGCGTTACGTCTGTGTGCGATTACGTCTGTGTGCGATTACGTCTGTGTGCGATTAcgtctgtgtgtatacacacacgccagTAACCCCTTTTTATATGATGAGCATGGCCTTTTAGGGGTTAATGGGGCAGACCACCTAGACAGTGATACTTGTCCTAATACACAGAATTGGGGGTGAGTCAGCACACTGGGGACACCCCGCAGgcacacgctccccccccccactggggaCACCCCACAGgcacacgctccccccccccactggggaCACCCCGCAGgcacacgctccccccccccccccactggggaCA is a window of Ascaphus truei isolate aAscTru1 unplaced genomic scaffold, aAscTru1.hap1 HAP1_SCAFFOLD_1009, whole genome shotgun sequence DNA encoding:
- the LOC142474890 gene encoding uncharacterized protein LOC142474890 isoform X1, which codes for MRTSSPAHSVSFTNTLPLSWHGRQHCSPARVSAALRLPAAAGLRTAQTGSGGAPRCAPPSSEPPAEAGCVGSLCLAGGCSSRGHSDCPGVGPRSSAEAVLRAQVTQSRPERRLERVPGKWRLERVPGKRSLERVPRAAPGTCAREAAPGTCARSGAWNVCPGSGAWNVCPGSGAWNVCPERRLERVPRAAPGTCAREAEPGTCAREAAPGTCARSGAWNVCPGSGAWNVCPGSGAWNVCPGSGAWNVCPGSGSLERVPGKQRLERVPGKRRLERVPGAAPGTCARSGAWNVCPGSGAWNVCPERRLERVPGKRHLERVPEKRRLERVPGKRRLERVPGKRRLERVPGKRCLERVPGKRRLERVPRARGCVLSLYCRGQITWLRALPVLQSTDHVAACSPCTAEDRSRGCVLSLYCRAQITWLRALPVLQRTDYVAACSPCTAEHRLRGCVLALYCRAQITWLRAVPVLQRTDYVAACCPCTAEDRSRGCVLSLYCRGQITWLRARPVLQSTDHVAACSPCTAEHRSRGCMLSLYCRAQITWLRALPVLQSTDHVAACSPCTAEHRSRGCELSLYCRAQITWLRARPVLQSTDHVALGKVGDATLFFLTCILGDIFLPVIWTPDLCILLTTLYFYTILVIIIVRLCV
- the LOC142474890 gene encoding uncharacterized protein LOC142474890 isoform X2; this translates as MAGSTAAPQEYLHLIISVSAALRLPAAAGLRTAQTGSGGAPRCAPPSSEPPAEAGCVGSLCLAGGCSSRGHSDCPGVGPRSSAEAVLRAQVTQSRPERRLERVPGKWRLERVPGKRSLERVPRAAPGTCAREAAPGTCARSGAWNVCPGSGAWNVCPGSGAWNVCPERRLERVPRAAPGTCAREAEPGTCAREAAPGTCARSGAWNVCPGSGAWNVCPGSGAWNVCPGSGAWNVCPGSGSLERVPGKQRLERVPGKRRLERVPGAAPGTCARSGAWNVCPGSGAWNVCPERRLERVPGKRHLERVPEKRRLERVPGKRRLERVPGKRRLERVPGKRCLERVPGKRRLERVPRARGCVLSLYCRGQITWLRALPVLQSTDHVAACSPCTAEDRSRGCVLSLYCRAQITWLRALPVLQRTDYVAACSPCTAEHRLRGCVLALYCRAQITWLRAVPVLQRTDYVAACCPCTAEDRSRGCVLSLYCRGQITWLRARPVLQSTDHVAACSPCTAEHRSRGCMLSLYCRAQITWLRALPVLQSTDHVAACSPCTAEHRSRGCELSLYCRAQITWLRARPVLQSTDHVALGKVGDATLFFLTCILGDIFLPVIWTPDLCILLTTLYFYTILVIIIVRLCV